In the genome of Pseudomonas sp. LBUM920, one region contains:
- a CDS encoding arsenate reductase, whose amino-acid sequence MKKARTWLDEHAVNYEFHDYKTAGIDREHLTQWCNEHGWQVVLNRAGTTFRKLEDERKADLDQSKAIELMLAQPSMIKRPVLDLGDRTLIGFKPDSYSAALK is encoded by the coding sequence ATGAAAAAAGCGCGCACCTGGCTCGATGAGCACGCTGTGAACTATGAGTTTCACGACTACAAAACGGCCGGTATCGACCGCGAACACTTGACCCAATGGTGCAACGAGCACGGTTGGCAGGTGGTTTTGAACCGTGCGGGCACCACCTTTCGCAAACTCGAAGACGAACGCAAAGCCGATCTCGATCAGTCGAAAGCCATTGAATTGATGCTCGCACAACCCTCGATGATCAAGCGCCCGGTGCTCGATCTCGGTGACAGAACCCTGATTGGCTTCAAGCCAGATAGTTATTCGGCGGCCCTCAAGTAG
- a CDS encoding SufE family protein — MSLPAEAAAALHAFQAVGSWEQRARMLMQWGERLPVLADADKVDANLVQGCESLVWLVGRIENGHWQFAASSDARMIRGLVALLLARVNGLSAAQLQAVDLPDWFAQLGLSRQLSPSRSNGLNAVLLRMRDLSLTQN, encoded by the coding sequence ATGAGCTTGCCGGCCGAAGCCGCCGCAGCCCTGCACGCCTTTCAGGCGGTCGGCAGTTGGGAGCAGCGCGCGCGGATGCTGATGCAATGGGGCGAGCGCCTGCCAGTCTTGGCGGATGCGGACAAAGTCGACGCCAACCTGGTGCAGGGCTGCGAAAGCCTGGTGTGGTTGGTGGGGCGCATTGAGAATGGCCATTGGCAGTTCGCCGCCAGCAGCGATGCGCGCATGATTCGTGGGTTGGTGGCGTTGCTGCTGGCGCGGGTCAATGGCTTATCTGCGGCGCAGTTGCAGGCCGTTGACCTGCCCGACTGGTTTGCCCAGCTTGGCCTGTCACGGCAGTTGTCGCCGTCGCGCAGTAACGGCCTCAACGCAGTCCTGCTACGCATGCGAGACCTGAGCCTTACACAAAACTGA
- the tcdA gene encoding tRNA cyclic N6-threonylcarbamoyladenosine(37) synthase TcdA, whose product MSTEDPRFAGVARLYGIEGLERLKAAHVAIVGVGGVGSWAAEAMARCGVGEISLFDLDDVCVSNSNRQLHALDSTVGKPKVEVMAERLRAINPDCTVHAVADFVTRDTMAEYITPTIDCVIDCIDAVNAKAALIAWCKRRKIQIITTGGAGGQIDPTLIQVCDLNRTFNDPLASKVRSTLRRDYGFSRTVTRHYSVPCVFSTEQLRYPKPDGSICLQKSFVGDGVKLDCAGGFGAVMMVTATFGMVAATKAVDKIVAGVRRPSERVKAS is encoded by the coding sequence ATGAGCACAGAAGATCCGCGGTTTGCAGGCGTCGCCCGCTTGTATGGCATTGAAGGCCTGGAACGCTTGAAAGCGGCCCATGTGGCGATCGTCGGCGTCGGCGGCGTAGGCTCGTGGGCGGCGGAAGCCATGGCCCGTTGCGGGGTGGGCGAGATTTCGCTGTTTGACCTGGACGACGTCTGCGTCAGCAACAGCAACCGCCAGTTGCACGCGCTGGACAGCACCGTGGGCAAGCCCAAGGTCGAAGTCATGGCCGAGCGCCTGCGCGCTATCAACCCCGATTGCACCGTGCATGCGGTGGCGGACTTCGTGACCCGCGACACCATGGCCGAGTACATCACGCCGACTATCGATTGCGTGATCGACTGCATCGACGCCGTCAACGCCAAGGCAGCGCTGATTGCCTGGTGCAAGCGCCGCAAGATCCAGATCATCACCACCGGCGGCGCCGGCGGGCAGATCGACCCGACGCTGATCCAGGTGTGCGACCTGAACCGCACCTTTAATGACCCACTGGCCTCGAAGGTGCGCTCCACGTTGCGCCGCGATTACGGTTTCTCCCGCACCGTGACCCGCCATTACAGCGTGCCGTGCGTGTTTTCTACCGAGCAGCTGCGCTATCCCAAGCCGGACGGCAGCATTTGTCTGCAAAAAAGTTTTGTTGGGGATGGGGTGAAGCTGGACTGCGCGGGCGGGTTTGGCGCGGTGATGATGGTGACGGCGACCTTTGGCATGGTCGCGGCCACCAAGGCGGTGGACAAAATTGTGGCAGGGGTGCGCAGGCCTTCGGAGCGGGTTAAAGCCAGCTAA
- a CDS encoding glycosyltransferase, which yields MSSRKFGLNLVVVLAIAALFTGFWALINRPVTTPNWPEQISGFSYSPFQQGQFPQKDQYPSDEEMRRDLEIMSKLTDNIRTYSVDGTLGDIPKLAEEFGLRVTLGIWISPDLARNEREIQRAIELANSSRSVVRVVVGNEALFREEITPEALIALLDRVRAAVKVPVTTSEQWHIWEKNPQLAKHVDLIAAHILPFWEFIPMDKAGQYVLDRARDLKKLFPKKPLLLSEVGWPSNGRMRGGNETSPADQAIYLRTLVNKLNRQGYNYFVIEAFDQPWKVSDEGSAGAYWGVYNAARQQKFNFEGPVVAIPQWRVLAIGSVVLALLSLTLLMIDGSALRQRGRTFLTFIAFLCGSVLVWIGYDYSQQYSTWFSVTVGILLALGALGVFIVLLTEAHELAEAVWTHKRRREFLPVEGDSDYRPKVSIHVPCYNEPPEMVKQTLDALAALDYPDYEVLIIDNNTKDPAVWEPVRDYCETLGPRFKFFHVSPLAGFKGGALNYLIPHTAKDAEVIAVIDSDYCVSPNWLKHMVPHFADPKIAVVQSPQDYRDQNESTFKKLCYAEYKGFFHIGMVTRNDRDAIIQHGTMTMTRRSVLEELGWADWCICEDAELGLRVFEKGLSAAYYHDSYGKGLMPDTFIDFKKQRFRWAYGAIQIIKRHTASLLRGKGTELTRGQRYHFLAGWLPWVADGMNIFFTVGALLWSAAMIIVPTRVDPPLLIFAIPPLALFVFKVGKIIFLYRRAVGVNLKDAFCAALAGLALSHTIAKAVLYGFFTTSIPFFRTPKNADNHGFWVAISEAREEMFIMLLLWGAALGIYLVQGLPSNDIRFWVVMLLVQSLPYVAALIMAFLSSLPKPAPKVEPATAE from the coding sequence ATGTCATCGCGTAAATTTGGACTCAACCTAGTGGTGGTGCTGGCAATTGCCGCGCTGTTCACCGGTTTCTGGGCGCTGATCAACCGCCCGGTCACCACACCCAACTGGCCTGAACAGATCTCCGGGTTCTCCTACTCGCCGTTCCAGCAAGGCCAGTTCCCGCAGAAAGACCAGTACCCAAGCGACGAAGAAATGCGTCGTGACCTCGAGATCATGAGCAAGCTGACGGACAACATCCGTACCTACTCGGTCGACGGCACCCTGGGCGACATCCCCAAGCTGGCAGAAGAGTTCGGCCTGCGCGTGACGCTGGGCATCTGGATCAGCCCGGACCTTGCGCGTAACGAACGCGAGATCCAGCGGGCCATCGAACTGGCCAACAGCTCACGCAGCGTCGTGCGCGTGGTGGTCGGTAACGAAGCGTTGTTCCGTGAAGAAATCACCCCGGAGGCGCTGATTGCGCTGCTCGACCGCGTGCGCGCCGCCGTGAAAGTGCCGGTAACGACGTCCGAGCAATGGCACATTTGGGAAAAGAACCCGCAACTGGCCAAGCACGTCGACCTGATCGCCGCGCACATCCTGCCGTTCTGGGAATTTATTCCGATGGACAAGGCCGGCCAATACGTACTCGACCGCGCCCGGGATCTGAAGAAACTGTTCCCGAAAAAGCCGCTGCTGCTGTCGGAGGTTGGCTGGCCGAGTAACGGCCGTATGCGTGGGGGCAATGAAACCTCGCCCGCCGACCAGGCGATTTACCTGCGTACGCTGGTCAACAAGCTCAACCGCCAGGGCTACAACTACTTCGTGATCGAGGCGTTCGATCAGCCGTGGAAAGTCAGCGACGAAGGCTCGGCCGGCGCCTATTGGGGCGTGTACAACGCCGCGCGCCAGCAGAAATTCAACTTTGAAGGCCCGGTGGTCGCGATCCCGCAATGGCGCGTGCTGGCCATCGGCTCGGTAGTGCTTGCGCTGCTGTCGCTGACCTTGCTGATGATCGACGGCTCGGCCCTGCGCCAGCGTGGCCGTACGTTCCTGACCTTTATCGCGTTCCTGTGCGGCTCGGTCCTGGTGTGGATCGGCTACGACTACAGCCAGCAATACAGCACCTGGTTCAGCGTGACCGTGGGGATCTTGTTGGCACTGGGCGCCCTCGGGGTGTTTATCGTGTTGCTGACCGAAGCCCACGAACTGGCGGAAGCGGTGTGGACGCACAAGCGCCGGCGTGAATTCCTGCCGGTGGAAGGCGATTCGGACTACCGCCCGAAAGTGTCGATTCATGTGCCGTGCTACAACGAGCCGCCGGAGATGGTCAAACAGACCCTCGACGCCCTCGCCGCCCTCGATTACCCGGACTATGAAGTCCTGATCATCGACAACAACACCAAGGACCCGGCTGTATGGGAACCGGTGCGCGACTACTGCGAAACCCTCGGGCCGCGCTTCAAGTTCTTCCACGTCTCGCCCCTGGCCGGTTTCAAGGGCGGCGCGCTGAACTACCTGATCCCGCACACCGCCAAGGACGCCGAAGTGATCGCGGTGATCGACTCGGACTACTGCGTGTCGCCGAACTGGCTCAAGCACATGGTGCCGCACTTCGCCGACCCGAAAATCGCCGTGGTGCAGTCGCCGCAGGATTACCGCGACCAGAACGAAAGCACCTTCAAGAAGCTTTGCTACGCGGAATACAAAGGCTTCTTCCATATCGGCATGGTCACCCGTAACGACCGCGACGCGATCATCCAGCACGGCACCATGACCATGACCCGTCGCTCGGTGCTCGAAGAACTCGGCTGGGCTGACTGGTGCATCTGCGAAGACGCCGAACTGGGCCTGCGCGTATTCGAGAAAGGCCTGTCGGCGGCGTATTACCACGACAGCTACGGCAAAGGCTTGATGCCCGATACCTTTATCGACTTCAAGAAGCAGCGTTTCCGCTGGGCCTACGGCGCGATCCAGATCATCAAGCGCCACACCGCCAGCCTGCTGCGCGGCAAGGGCACCGAGCTGACCCGTGGCCAGCGCTACCACTTCCTCGCAGGCTGGTTGCCGTGGGTGGCGGACGGCATGAACATCTTCTTCACCGTGGGCGCCTTGTTGTGGTCGGCGGCGATGATCATCGTGCCAACGCGGGTTGATCCGCCGCTGCTGATTTTCGCGATTCCGCCGTTGGCGCTGTTCGTGTTCAAAGTGGGCAAGATCATTTTCCTCTACCGCCGTGCGGTGGGTGTGAACTTGAAAGATGCGTTCTGCGCGGCGCTGGCCGGCCTGGCGTTGTCGCACACCATCGCCAAGGCGGTGTTGTACGGCTTCTTCACCACCAGTATTCCGTTCTTTCGTACCCCGAAAAACGCGGATAACCACGGCTTCTGGGTAGCGATTTCCGAAGCTCGCGAAGAAATGTTCATCATGTTGCTGTTGTGGGGCGCGGCGCTGGGGATCTACCTGGTGCAGGGCCTGCCGAGCAATGACATACGCTTCTGGGTGGTGATGCTGCTGGTACAGTCGCTGCCGTATGTGGCGGCGCTGATCATGGCGTTCCTCTCGTCGCTGCCAAAACCTGCGCCGAAGGTTGAGCCGGCAACGGCTGAGTAA
- the dapD gene encoding 2,3,4,5-tetrahydropyridine-2,6-dicarboxylate N-succinyltransferase: protein MSNSLFSLGFGVGTQNRQGAWLEVFYAQPLLNPSAEIVAAIAPILGYTEGNQAITFTVSQALQLADALKGVDAAQAALLSRLAESHTPLVATLLAEDAALTSTPEAYLKLHLLSHRLVKPHGLSLAGVFPQLPNVAWTSQGAIDISELAERQLEARLRGDLLEVFSVDKFPKMTDYVVPAGVRIADAARIRLGAYVGEGTTVMHEGFVNFNAGTEGPGMIEGRVSAGVFVGKGSDLGGGCSTMGTLSGGGNIVIKVGEGCLIGANAGIGIPLGDRNTVESGLYVTAGTKVALLDEQNQLVKVVKARELAGQPDLLFRRNSETGAVECKTHKSAIELNEALHAHN from the coding sequence ATGTCCAATTCCCTGTTCAGCCTGGGCTTCGGCGTCGGCACTCAGAACCGCCAAGGTGCTTGGCTGGAAGTGTTTTACGCACAACCGTTGCTCAATCCATCGGCCGAGATCGTCGCAGCCATTGCGCCGATCCTGGGCTACACCGAAGGCAACCAGGCCATCACCTTCACCGTCTCCCAGGCGTTGCAACTGGCTGACGCGCTCAAAGGCGTCGACGCTGCTCAAGCCGCCCTGCTGAGCCGTCTGGCTGAAAGCCACACTCCGCTGGTCGCGACCCTGCTGGCCGAAGACGCTGCACTGACCTCCACGCCTGAGGCTTACCTCAAGCTGCACCTGCTGTCGCACCGCCTGGTCAAGCCGCACGGCCTGAGCCTGGCCGGCGTATTCCCGCAACTGCCGAACGTGGCATGGACCAGCCAGGGCGCCATCGACATCAGCGAGCTGGCCGAACGCCAACTGGAAGCACGCCTGCGTGGCGACCTGCTGGAAGTGTTCTCGGTGGACAAGTTCCCGAAAATGACCGACTACGTGGTCCCGGCCGGCGTGCGTATCGCTGACGCCGCGCGTATCCGCCTGGGCGCCTATGTGGGCGAAGGCACTACCGTGATGCACGAAGGTTTCGTCAACTTCAACGCCGGCACCGAAGGCCCGGGCATGATCGAAGGCCGCGTCTCCGCTGGCGTGTTCGTCGGCAAGGGCTCGGACCTGGGCGGCGGTTGCTCCACCATGGGCACCCTGTCGGGCGGCGGCAACATCGTGATCAAGGTTGGCGAAGGCTGCCTGATCGGCGCCAACGCCGGTATCGGTATCCCGTTGGGCGACCGCAATACCGTGGAGTCGGGCCTGTACGTCACCGCCGGCACCAAAGTCGCGCTGCTGGACGAGCAGAACCAACTGGTCAAAGTGGTCAAGGCGCGCGAGCTGGCCGGCCAACCGGACCTGCTGTTCCGCCGTAACTCCGAGACCGGTGCCGTGGAGTGCAAAACCCACAAATCGGCCATCGAACTGAACGAAGCGCTGCACGCTCACAACTAA
- a CDS encoding aminotransferase class V-fold PLP-dependent enzyme: MLVPSPWRADFPAIATLQRQDQTYLDNAATTQKPQALLDAISHYYANGAANVHRAQHLPGAHATQAFEDSRSKVAQWLNAGDSGQIIFTHGATSALNLLAYGLEHLFNAGDEIVISALEHHANLLPWQQLAKRRALTLVVLPLGDDGVIDLHAAAGLIGPRTRVLAVSQLSNVLGTWQPLDALLAMGRAHGALTVVDGAQGIVHGRHEVQALGCDFYVFSSHKLYGPDGVGVLFGRHEALHHLRHWQFGGEMVQQADYHSASFRPAPLGFEAGTPPIASVIGLGASLDYLSSLDPHAVVSHEAALHDYLLRGLQARNGIRVLGSPHVALACFVVEGIHNADLAHLLTEQGIAVRAGHHCAMPLLKAMHLSGAIRVSLALYNDSDDLERFFEALDQALDMLR, from the coding sequence ATGCTTGTGCCCTCTCCCTGGCGCGCCGACTTTCCGGCCATCGCCACCCTGCAACGGCAAGACCAGACCTACCTGGACAACGCCGCCACCACGCAAAAACCCCAGGCCCTGTTGGATGCCATCAGCCATTACTATGCCAATGGCGCAGCCAATGTGCACCGAGCCCAACATTTGCCGGGCGCCCATGCGACCCAGGCGTTTGAAGACAGTCGCAGCAAGGTCGCGCAGTGGCTTAACGCAGGTGACAGCGGGCAAATCATCTTTACCCACGGCGCAACCTCTGCGCTGAACCTCCTGGCCTATGGCCTTGAGCACTTATTCAATGCGGGCGATGAAATTGTTATCAGCGCCCTCGAACACCACGCCAACCTGCTGCCCTGGCAGCAACTGGCCAAACGTCGCGCGCTCACGCTGGTGGTGTTGCCACTGGGTGACGACGGCGTGATTGACCTGCACGCTGCCGCCGGATTGATCGGCCCGCGCACGCGCGTGTTGGCGGTGAGCCAGCTTTCCAATGTACTTGGCACCTGGCAGCCCTTGGACGCCTTGCTGGCGATGGGGCGGGCACACGGCGCGCTGACCGTGGTCGATGGTGCCCAGGGCATCGTGCATGGCCGCCATGAAGTGCAGGCGCTGGGGTGCGACTTCTACGTGTTTTCCAGCCACAAACTGTATGGCCCGGACGGCGTCGGCGTGCTGTTTGGCCGCCACGAAGCCCTGCATCACTTGCGCCACTGGCAGTTCGGCGGCGAGATGGTGCAACAGGCGGACTACCACAGCGCCAGTTTCCGCCCTGCCCCGCTGGGTTTTGAAGCCGGTACGCCACCGATCGCCAGCGTGATCGGCCTGGGTGCCAGCCTGGATTACCTGAGCTCGCTGGACCCGCACGCCGTGGTCTCGCATGAAGCGGCGCTGCACGACTACCTGCTGCGCGGCCTCCAGGCACGCAATGGCATCCGCGTGTTGGGATCGCCTCACGTAGCTTTGGCCTGCTTTGTGGTGGAAGGCATACACAACGCCGACCTCGCCCACCTGCTGACCGAACAGGGCATCGCCGTGCGCGCCGGCCACCATTGCGCGATGCCGTTGCTCAAGGCAATGCACTTGTCGGGGGCGATCCGCGTGTCCCTGGCGCTGTACAACGACTCCGATGACCTGGAGCGCTTCTTTGAAGCGCTCGACCAGGCGCTGGATATGTTGCGATGA